Proteins encoded in a region of the Ziziphus jujuba cultivar Dongzao chromosome 3, ASM3175591v1 genome:
- the LOC132803122 gene encoding probable leucine-rich repeat receptor-like protein kinase At1g35710, whose translation MISDLETLDLAANQLSGPIPMHLEHCSKLLHLNLRNNKFSGNIPFQIGTLQSLENLDLHKNLLSGELPLELGHLDKLETFNLSHNNLSGSIPSTFKELISLTSVDISYNQLEGPLPHIKAFIKAPFEALKDNKGLCGNNTVRINPQNFCKMCLLV comes from the coding sequence ATGATATCGGACCTTGAAACACTTGACCTTGCAGCCAACCAATTGAGTGGACCAATTCCCATGCATTTGGAACACTGTTCAAAACTACTCCATTTAAACTTGAGGAATAACAAATTCAGTGGAAATATTCCCTTCCAAATTGGGACTCTTCAGTCCCTCGAAAATCTTGATCTACATAAGAATTTGCTTTCAGGGGAGTTGCCTTTGGAGCTTGGTCATTTGGATAAGCTAGAAACATTTAACCTCTCACATAACAATCTATCAGGCTCAATACCATCCACGTTTAAAGAATTGATAAGCTTGACATCTGTTGATATATCCTACAATCAATTAGAAGGTCCTCTTCCCCACATCAAAGCTTTCATTAAAGCTCCATTTGAAGCCTTGAAAGATAATAAAGGATTGTGTGGCAACAACACTGTGAGAATCAATCCTCAAAACTTTTGTAAAATGTGTTTACTGGTTTGA